The genomic stretch CGCGGTTGCAAACCAGTTGAGCCGCTGCGCCTCGCTATCGCCGGAGATGCAAGCCTGGCCGCAGCCGACGTCATCCTGACGGGTCCATTGCGCGTCGGCCTCGACGCCGACAACGACATGCTCGATCTGCCAGTTGAAACCGCCCTGGCCGCCAGCCAGGCCGCCCCACGGTCCGAGCTTCTGGGGGGCAAACGAGGAGACATTATTGGTGATGCCGGGTCCCGGCGGCAGCACCGCAGGATCGATGAAATTGGTTTGCTGGAACGTGGTGTTGCCGGTGCCATAGCCGCCGTTGATGCCGAGATAGAAGCCGGTCCAGCGCCACGCCGCGGCCGATGGATCGATCGGCGCGGGAGCCACCGCCGGCGTGTTCCAGAATCCATAGTTCAGACCGACGCGGGCGATGTCGTCGGTGACGCGGGTCTTGGCCAAACTCATGACATCAAAGCTGACGCCGGCGACGGGTCCTCCGACGATGTGGCTCGTCGTGGTCGTGCCGTTGAAGTCGAGATGCAAATACTCGACCTTGGCGCTCCAATTGCCCCACAGCCGCGCCTCGATGCCGCCGCCCAGCGCCCAGCCGGTGAGCACATTGTTCACGGCGACTTCGCCGCGCGCCTCATCGATCTGGCCCATCGCCGTCTCGCGCACCCCGGCCCACGCCGCGCCGCCCGTGGCATAGATCAGGTAGCCCTCGTTGGCCAAGCCCACCCGGCCGCGCGCGGTCGCGAACCAATTGAGCTCATGGCGCATCGAAAAGGCCCCGACCTCGCCGTTGAAGTTGAGAACACATTCGAGGCCGCCGCAGCCGGTATCCCGCTGACCGGTCCACTGTCCGTCGGCTTCGACGCCCAGCACCACATGACCCAACTGCCAGTTGTAGCCGAGCTAACCGCCGGCCACGGCCCCGCGCGGCAGAACATGGCCGACGCCCGGGAGCTGGGCAGCGCCGACAAAATTCTCGTCGAAGTATCGTTGCCAAAACTGTACCCGGCGTTGACGCCGGCGTAGAAGCCGCTCCAGCTCCAGGGAGGCACAGGATGCGCCTTGAAGAACGCCTTGACCGGAAGATCGGCGGCGTTAGCTCCGATCGCCGTCGCCAGCAGCACCGTGCCGGCCAGAACAACCTGTTTCATTCCCACTACATTCCCAGTGCTGGCGATGTCCGATCTGCCGCCAGGAAGACGCCCTCCGAATCCAAGGCCCCCGCCGTAGCATCATAGTCACAGCCGGAACGAACTGCCTGTGGCTCCATTGCAACATTGGGTTGTTTTCTGCATCGAGCAGGCCGTCCGCCGGACGTGGCGCGCTTGCGAACAAGATGATGAAGCTCTTCCGCCGTTCGAGTACCCAAGCCTCACTGCTCGCGTCGCGCCTTGTTGCGGACGTCGGAGGGTGTCGCGCCATAGCGCCGGCGGAAGGCCCGATTGAAATACGACAGGTCGCCAAAACCAGCATCGAACGCAACCGAACTCACGGTTCGGTTCGACCATCGTTGGCCGGTCAGCATCTGATGCGCCCGATGAAGCCGCTGGGCCAGCACGAATTCGGAAAACGTCGTCGCATCGCTCTCGAGCAGCATGCTGACGTAGCGCGGTGTGATGCCGTTGCGCAGCGCGACGGCATCGATCGAGAGATCGCGGTCGGCAAAATTCCTGACAATGTCGGCCTTGATCGCCCGCAGCCGCGCGGCGGGAATGCCGCGGTGGCTTGCGATCATTTCGGCATCGCGCGTCCCACCGATCGCCAGCACCGCCAGATCCTGCAGATGGCTGGAGATCAGGCTTTGGAGCTCCGGCGTCGCCAGCATGGCCTCGTTCTTCAACGCGCTGGCGTAATGCACCAGTAACCGCAACGCCTCGGTGTCTGCCGGAATCGGCCGCATCGCGGCAGCGTCAAGATCGGCGATCATCGGCGCGATCTTGTCGAAGGGAAGACGGAAGTTGACGAATTCGGAGGTCGAATGAATGGCGCAGCGGCTGACGTCGGTCGTGCGCGTGAGCGCGGCCATGCCGCCGCCGATTGGGATTTCGCTGTCGCGTACATGAAGAACGCTGCCGCCGGATAGTGCGACCGTCAGAATGAGGTCGTCGCTCTCGATCATCTGCGCCGTGCGCAGGCAATCCATCGCGGAACAGGTGCCGGACGCGAGGCCGAAATCGGGCAGCACCCGGAACACCATCTCTATATTGAAGGGAACATCGGGCAGCAGATCGAATTCCATCTTCATCAGCGACCGCCCGATCAATTCGCGCGCAGCCTCGACACGATCCCGCTCCGCAAACTGATCCGTCGATAATCTGAAGAAGTTGCCCGGCGGGGAATTCATGAATCGATTCCGTTGCTGCGCCACTCTAGGCCATGCGGCATCGCGGCAACACAACAATTAAACTTCCGCCAGTTCCGTCCAGTCCTGCCGTTGTTTCCGCATGGTCCAAGACCGATTCCGCGGCGCCGATTAGCGTAATTCCGCGAGCGCGAAAGAGTCGCGCTGGGCATGCCAACAGCGGCTGCCGTTTACAGGATTGGTCGGGGTCTCATGCAAAAGCTGCTTCTGTTGGGTATTGCGCTCGTTGCCGGCATTGCAAGCGGGCCGTCGGACGCTGCCGATCTGCGGACCTCGATGTCGATGAAGGCGCCGGCCATGGCGCCCATCTACACCTGGACGGGCTGTTATATCGGCGCCAATGCCGGCGGCGGCGAGCACCGCGACAGCTTTACCGACGTCGATCCGAGGCTCGCCCTAAGCTCGCGTCCAAATATTGATCTGGGGTCCGAACGTGCGACGGGCGCCATGGGCGGCGGCCAGATCGGCTGCGACTATCAGGCGGGCAATTGGGTGGTCGGCGCGCAGGGCATGTTTGACGCCACCGACTTCAAGGGCCGCAATCACGTCGTGCCCGGCCCCAGCGACCCGCAGTTTGGTGACATCTACGATCTGAGTTCGCGCGCGTCATGGGTGGCGACCGCGACGGCGCGTGTCGGCTATGTGGCCCTGCCGCAACTGTTGGTCTACGCCAAAGGCGGCGCGGCATGGGTGCGTTCGGACCTGAATTATTCGATCACCGCAATGGGTCTTACGAACACTTACACCGGGGCGGAGACGCGCACCGGCTGGACGGCCGGTGCCGGCCTCGAATACCTGATCGCGACGAATTGGTCGGTCTTCGCCGAATACAGCCACATGGATTTTGGATCCGGCACGCTCGATACGACACTCAGCACTAATCCGTCGCCGGTGCCGGTCCGGATCGGTCATCGGATCGATTCCGTGATGCTCGGCCTCAACTACCGGGTCGGTTCGCCGGGGCGGTGACGGGCCGGCATCGCTTCCCTGCTTTGACACCGTGTAGAAGCTCGCAAGGGCGGATTAGCGTCAGCTAAATAAATTTGAGATACGCAGTGTGACGGCCTGATACGGTGTGGGACTAGGAAACCCCTTTAGTTATAGGCTTTCGGACGTATCTCGACCTTGTCTTGTCGTCACTCAGCGTACCATAGTGTATCGCCCTTTTTGTTAGCCACGCTAACAGCAGCCCTGAGAGACGTCATCATGAAAGTGAAGCTCACCGACACCGGCCTCCGGTCCTACCAGCCGCGCGCTACCCAGTACGCCATCGGCGACGCCGCCTGCCCCGGCCTCTGCATCCGCATCACGCCGAAGGACATCAAGACGTTCGCCTTCGCTTATCGCGACAGCGGCACGGGCAAGGTCAAATGGCTCACGTTCGGCCGCTACCCGGACGTGCCGCTGGCCAGAGCGCGCGAACTGGCGAACGACGCCCGCAAGATCATCGCGGCGGGCGGCACGCCGGTAACGCCCAAGGCCGAGCGCGTCGAGGCAGAAAAAAAAACTAAGACCTACGCCGAAGTCGTCGCGCTCTATGACGACGGCAAGCTGGCCTCGCTCCGCTCCGGGAAAAAGACGCTCAAGACGCTGGAGCGGATCGGGCGCGTCTACGGCTGGAACGACCGGGCGCTGTGCTCGATCACCGACGACGACGCCGCCAATATGCTGAAGGACATCGCCGTCAAGCGCGGCAAGAAGGCAGCGGCCAACCAGACCAAGCATATCCTGCACGCGCTGTTCAAATGGTCGCGGCAGCCCGGTCGCAAGTTTA from Bradyrhizobium sp. Ash2021 encodes the following:
- a CDS encoding outer membrane beta-barrel protein produces the protein MQKLLLLGIALVAGIASGPSDAADLRTSMSMKAPAMAPIYTWTGCYIGANAGGGEHRDSFTDVDPRLALSSRPNIDLGSERATGAMGGGQIGCDYQAGNWVVGAQGMFDATDFKGRNHVVPGPSDPQFGDIYDLSSRASWVATATARVGYVALPQLLVYAKGGAAWVRSDLNYSITAMGLTNTYTGAETRTGWTAGAGLEYLIATNWSVFAEYSHMDFGSGTLDTTLSTNPSPVPVRIGHRIDSVMLGLNYRVGSPGR
- a CDS encoding AraC family transcriptional regulator, with the protein product MNSPPGNFFRLSTDQFAERDRVEAARELIGRSLMKMEFDLLPDVPFNIEMVFRVLPDFGLASGTCSAMDCLRTAQMIESDDLILTVALSGGSVLHVRDSEIPIGGGMAALTRTTDVSRCAIHSTSEFVNFRLPFDKIAPMIADLDAAAMRPIPADTEALRLLVHYASALKNEAMLATPELQSLISSHLQDLAVLAIGGTRDAEMIASHRGIPAARLRAIKADIVRNFADRDLSIDAVALRNGITPRYVSMLLESDATTFSEFVLAQRLHRAHQMLTGQRWSNRTVSSVAFDAGFGDLSYFNRAFRRRYGATPSDVRNKARREQ
- a CDS encoding outer membrane beta-barrel protein, yielding MVLGVEADGQWTGQRDTGCGGLECVLNFNGEVGAFSMRHELNWFATARGRVGLANEGYLIYATGGAAWAGVRETAMGQIDEARGEVAVNNVLTGWALGGGIEARLWGNWSAKVEYLHLDFNGTTTTSHIVGGPVAGVSFDVMSLAKTRVTDDIARVGLNYGFWNTPAVAPAPIDPSAAAWRWTGFYLGINGGYGTGNTTFQQTNFIDPAVLPPGPGITNNVSSFAPQKLGPWGGLAGGQGGFNWQIEHVVVGVEADAQWTRQDDVGCGQACISGDSEAQRLNWFATARARLGWANDGYLFYVTGGGAWGEIEQTSTLVSSDIFTLHSKQTRSGWVGGGGIEARLVGNWTVKAEYLHLDLGSTTNSLAVTDIFYNSFSVKSSFRDDIFRAGLNYKLGAN